One window from the genome of Acuticoccus sp. I52.16.1 encodes:
- a CDS encoding DUF4007 family protein, protein MIRGPLADPTFRAQFSGHETFPLRHLWLKKAYDQVAAGKDGAAPRSIFTDPEAIVTFGVGKNMVAAIRHWALTCGVLTEDGDFFRTTPIGDYLFGDERGVDPFLEAPATLWLLHWMMAGAPERSTTWFYAFNHLTVQTFDHEAIAAPLRDYRDQQNAVLKNRIRASDATIKRDVECFIRSYVPTRHGKFSDDLFEPALVPLGLIRAVSSKAFQFRRGAKPTLPDGIFLFALNDFWSRYAPEQKTLSVEALTFEPGSPGRVFKLDEDALVERLARIEESSTRAFIWSDTAGVRNVARRSENPDRIGFLASAYESAAQRSAA, encoded by the coding sequence ATGATTAGAGGCCCCCTCGCCGACCCGACATTCCGCGCGCAATTCTCAGGTCACGAGACCTTCCCGCTGCGCCATCTCTGGCTCAAGAAGGCATATGATCAGGTGGCCGCGGGAAAGGACGGCGCGGCGCCAAGGTCAATCTTTACAGATCCGGAGGCGATCGTCACCTTCGGGGTGGGCAAGAATATGGTTGCCGCCATTCGCCATTGGGCACTGACGTGCGGCGTGCTCACAGAAGACGGTGATTTCTTCCGCACTACACCGATCGGCGATTATCTGTTTGGCGATGAGCGCGGCGTCGATCCATTCTTGGAAGCACCGGCGACGCTTTGGCTGCTGCATTGGATGATGGCCGGTGCGCCGGAGCGCAGCACCACATGGTTCTATGCCTTCAATCATCTCACGGTGCAGACCTTCGATCATGAAGCGATCGCAGCGCCGCTGCGCGATTATCGCGACCAGCAGAATGCGGTGCTCAAGAACCGCATTCGCGCGTCGGACGCGACTATCAAGCGGGATGTAGAGTGCTTCATACGAAGCTATGTCCCCACACGGCACGGAAAGTTCAGTGACGACCTATTCGAGCCGGCCTTGGTACCGCTTGGACTGATTCGGGCTGTTAGTAGCAAGGCCTTCCAGTTTCGCAGGGGCGCCAAGCCCACTTTGCCTGACGGCATCTTTCTCTTTGCCCTGAATGATTTCTGGTCGCGCTATGCGCCTGAACAGAAGACTCTCTCGGTCGAAGCGCTGACATTCGAGCCCGGCTCACCAGGCCGCGTCTTCAAGCTCGATGAAGATGCTTTGGTGGAGCGATTGGCGCGCATCGAAGAGAGCTCAACTCGGGCCTTTATCTGGTCCGACACGGCCGGCGTGCGCAACGTCGCTCGCCGCAGCGAAAACCCCGACCGCATAGGATTTTTGGCTTCTGCCTATGAGTCCGCAGCGCAGAGGAGTGCCGCATGA
- a CDS encoding DUF2163 domain-containing protein — translation MKALSPELQAHLDEGTTTLAWCWRIVRSDGESFGFTDHDRTLTFDGTDFEPESGLTASEIRSGSDLSVDAQDAEGVLTSDRITETDILDGRWDNAAVEVWRVNWTEVSQRVLMRRGSIGQIRRGRLAFVAEVRSLAHVLGQTVGRTYQATCDAVLGDARCMVDLDAAAYRGSGAVVDRLRDRAFTASGIGAFEAGWFLHGTVHWTSGPNTSRRAEVIAHDVTGGLVTITLLEAPVRGIAEGDAFVIRAGCDKHVATCAAKFANIANFRGFPHIPGQDTVIRYATSDGGHEGGVL, via the coding sequence ATGAAGGCGCTCTCACCTGAATTGCAGGCCCATCTCGACGAGGGCACGACGACGCTCGCCTGGTGCTGGCGGATCGTCCGATCCGACGGTGAGTCGTTCGGCTTCACCGACCACGATCGCACGCTGACCTTCGACGGCACGGATTTCGAGCCGGAGAGCGGCCTAACCGCGTCGGAGATCCGCTCCGGCTCCGACCTTTCCGTCGATGCGCAAGACGCCGAGGGCGTGCTGACATCGGACCGGATCACCGAGACGGACATCCTCGACGGACGCTGGGACAACGCCGCCGTTGAGGTCTGGCGCGTCAACTGGACGGAGGTCAGCCAGCGCGTCCTGATGCGGCGCGGCTCGATCGGCCAGATCCGGCGCGGCCGGCTCGCGTTCGTCGCCGAGGTGCGTTCGCTCGCGCACGTGCTGGGCCAGACCGTCGGTCGGACGTACCAAGCCACGTGCGACGCTGTGCTCGGCGACGCTCGTTGCATGGTCGATCTCGACGCGGCCGCCTACCGCGGATCGGGTGCTGTGGTCGATCGCCTGCGCGACCGAGCCTTCACCGCATCCGGGATCGGCGCGTTCGAGGCGGGCTGGTTCCTCCACGGTACCGTCCATTGGACGAGCGGGCCCAACACCAGCCGCCGAGCCGAGGTCATTGCGCATGACGTGACCGGAGGGCTCGTGACGATCACGCTGCTCGAAGCCCCGGTGCGGGGCATCGCCGAGGGCGATGCGTTCGTGATCCGCGCCGGTTGCGACAAGCACGTTGCGACCTGCGCGGCGAAGTTCGCCAATATCGCGAATTTTCGCGGCTTCCCGCACATCCCAGGCCAGGACACGGTGATTCGCTACGCGACGAGCGACGGCGGCCACGAGGGCGGCGTTCTGTGA
- a CDS encoding phage tail tube protein, whose product MTRHLSPTTTGTGPYTHEFHSGSWTLPSMAIETAMPDVPHFAMATGCVVDRLTWQMQRSGLLTATVGLIAQGETVASSTAAGTPSDWSLKRFGHFAGSISRDGSALGNVVSAEVTYANNLDRIETIRADGRIDGADPSIAALTGRIDVRFADQTLLNQAINGTSAELTFAYTLPSGESFELVAHAVYLPRPRLEISGPQGVQASFDWQAARDPVVGRMCTATLVNDIEEY is encoded by the coding sequence GTGACCAGGCATCTCAGCCCGACCACGACGGGCACCGGCCCGTACACTCACGAGTTCCACTCGGGATCATGGACGCTGCCCTCGATGGCGATCGAGACGGCGATGCCGGACGTCCCGCACTTCGCGATGGCCACCGGCTGCGTCGTCGATCGGCTGACGTGGCAGATGCAGCGGTCCGGCTTGCTCACCGCCACCGTTGGCCTGATCGCGCAGGGCGAGACAGTCGCTTCGAGCACCGCCGCCGGCACACCGTCGGATTGGTCGCTGAAGCGGTTCGGCCACTTCGCCGGCTCGATCAGCCGCGACGGTTCAGCACTCGGCAACGTCGTCTCCGCCGAGGTGACGTACGCCAACAACCTCGACCGCATCGAGACCATCCGCGCCGACGGCCGCATCGACGGCGCCGACCCGTCCATCGCCGCCCTCACGGGCCGGATCGACGTCCGGTTCGCCGACCAGACCCTGCTCAACCAGGCGATCAACGGCACCTCCGCCGAGCTGACCTTCGCCTACACGCTGCCATCCGGTGAAAGCTTCGAGCTTGTCGCCCACGCCGTCTACCTGCCACGCCCGCGGCTGGAGATCTCTGGGCCGCAGGGCGTGCAGGCGAGCTTCGACTGGCAGGCGGCGCGCGACCCCGTCGTCGGCCGCATGTGCACCGCAACCCTCGTCAACGACATCGAGGAATACTGA
- a CDS encoding cysteine desulfurase family protein translates to MSRSAPIYLDYQATTPLDPDVRAAMLPFLEDRFGNPHSEHALGWDAAEAVEDARRAVAELIGAAPGEIIVTGGATEANNLSLLGAAKRTKRRHILVSAIEHKSVLAPAQALAELGLKVETIPVQADGIVDLERLPQLIGPDTALVSVMAANNEIGTLQPLQEIGALCAEAGALFHTDAAQLVGKLPIDVAATGIDLLSLSAHKFYGPKGIGALYLAADVRPQIAPIIHGGGQQHGMRAGTLAPMLCAGIAAAAGKALVQQAKDAAHTEFLKSRLLSRLKEGLPALKVNGSETRSLSGCLNICIPGIDAHALLMTLQTELAASVGSACNAGLIEPSYVLGSIGLTPAEASASLRLGFGRFTTIDDIDKATTLICEKADRLSHIRAAA, encoded by the coding sequence ATGAGCCGATCCGCGCCGATATACCTGGATTACCAAGCGACCACTCCGCTTGATCCGGATGTGCGTGCGGCCATGCTGCCGTTCCTTGAAGACCGGTTCGGCAATCCGCATTCGGAGCATGCACTTGGCTGGGATGCGGCTGAGGCCGTGGAGGATGCGCGCCGAGCGGTTGCTGAGCTGATTGGTGCGGCGCCCGGCGAGATTATCGTGACCGGCGGCGCAACCGAGGCCAACAATCTGAGCCTGCTCGGGGCGGCAAAGCGCACGAAGCGGCGTCATATTTTGGTCTCTGCCATCGAGCACAAGAGCGTGCTTGCGCCGGCACAAGCGCTCGCCGAGCTCGGCCTTAAAGTCGAGACCATCCCCGTGCAGGCCGACGGCATCGTCGATCTGGAGCGACTACCGCAGTTAATAGGGCCTGATACGGCTTTGGTCTCGGTGATGGCGGCAAATAACGAGATCGGCACGCTGCAGCCGCTGCAGGAAATTGGCGCCCTATGTGCTGAGGCCGGGGCACTATTCCATACGGATGCCGCGCAGCTTGTCGGCAAGCTTCCGATCGATGTTGCCGCCACCGGCATTGATCTGCTCAGCCTGTCAGCGCACAAATTCTACGGTCCGAAGGGGATTGGAGCGCTTTACCTCGCCGCTGACGTGCGACCTCAGATTGCACCCATTATCCATGGTGGCGGTCAGCAGCACGGGATGCGCGCCGGGACACTCGCCCCGATGCTCTGTGCCGGAATTGCTGCAGCTGCGGGGAAGGCACTCGTACAGCAAGCCAAGGATGCGGCGCACACGGAATTTCTCAAATCTCGCCTGTTGAGCCGGCTGAAAGAGGGGCTGCCTGCGCTCAAGGTCAATGGCTCAGAGACTCGCAGCCTCAGCGGCTGCTTAAATATCTGCATTCCGGGCATTGATGCACATGCCCTGCTGATGACGCTGCAGACGGAGCTTGCGGCCTCGGTGGGTTCTGCCTGCAATGCCGGCCTGATCGAGCCCTCTTATGTGCTCGGCTCGATCGGCCTCACGCCTGCCGAGGCAAGCGCTTCCCTGCGCCTCGGCTTTGGGCGTTTTACCACCATTGACGACATCGATAAGGCGACAACGCTGATCTGTGAGAAGGCGGATCGCCTGTCCCACATCCGCGCTGCGGCCTGA
- a CDS encoding chromosomal replication initiator DnaA: MTIPPSRTVWDALVALAATALDVPTAEVGGPTRGPARAALARQLAYYLAVTTLGWTASDAARICGRDRTSVSHALGLIEDRRDCPQFDAMVERLEGAALAAAGLAGVADSVPGLPVVARRASRTPVLLTGPAGR, from the coding sequence GTGACGATCCCGCCGAGCCGCACGGTCTGGGACGCGCTCGTCGCTCTGGCGGCCACCGCGCTGGACGTTCCCACCGCCGAGGTGGGCGGACCAACCCGCGGTCCGGCACGCGCGGCACTCGCCCGGCAGCTCGCCTACTATCTCGCGGTCACGACGTTGGGCTGGACGGCGAGCGATGCGGCGCGGATCTGCGGTCGCGACAGAACTTCGGTGAGCCATGCGCTCGGCTTGATCGAAGATCGGCGGGACTGCCCGCAGTTCGACGCCATGGTCGAACGCCTTGAGGGAGCCGCGCTGGCGGCGGCTGGGTTGGCCGGCGTTGCTGATAGCGTTCCGGGTCTCCCGGTCGTGGCGCGGAGGGCGTCGCGAACACCCGTTCTCCTGACGGGACCGGCCGGCCGATGA
- a CDS encoding glycoside hydrolase TIM-barrel-like domain-containing protein has product MRIGGNIIWATDFREEVETSSQGGGKGGGPKVKTTEYLYYASFAVALCEGPITGVGRIWIDGKLLDLAGVTLRWYPGDEAQDADPFIANTMGTEPTPAYRGTAYVVFEELALARYGNRLPQLSFEVFRPIADPDTAEGCVEAVTLIPASGEFTYATQPIRKGGDGETVAENLNALTDTTDIVVALDRLQAMVPAVKSVSLVVAWFGNDLRASECQVRPGVEVPAKQTTPVEWSVNGLARADAHIVSRDVQDRPVYGGTPADFAVVEAIREMKARGLRVTFYPFILMDVPPGNGLPNPYSDNAAEIGQPTFPWRGRITCSPAAGHIGSVDQTAAAGDQVASMFGTAAVGDFAVSGDTVSWTGSASDWGLRRMVLHYAHLCTVSGGVDAFLIGSEMRGLTTIRDAVSSFPAVDAYRQLAADVRSIVGSGTKVSYAADWSEYFGHQPVDGSGDVLFHLDPLWADANIDFVGIDNYVPLSDWRDGFEHADAGVAPAIYDRSYLQSNIAGGEGFDWYYAGAADRAAQIRTPITDGAGKPWVFRTKDLEAWWSNEHFERPGGTEAASPTAWIPRSKPIRFTEFGCPAIDRGTNQPNVFFDPKSSESFLPYFSRGWRDDAIQRAYLEATVLYWRDPANNPLSPVYAEPMVDLPECAAWTWDARPYPFFPELTDVWTDGANWRLGHWLTGRLGSVSLAALARHLCLRAGMPEDSIDVSGLWGSLEGYTITALESPRASIAMLARHFGFDAVESEGVVRFLMRGRHAFATIAPGDRHQRHRGERPERLRCRRQPLHRARGRHLSPRRLAAVQSQRQSLVADARASRPQRSD; this is encoded by the coding sequence ATGCGGATCGGCGGCAACATCATCTGGGCCACCGACTTCCGCGAGGAGGTCGAGACGTCCTCCCAGGGCGGCGGCAAGGGTGGAGGGCCGAAGGTCAAGACGACCGAGTACCTGTACTACGCCTCGTTCGCGGTCGCCTTGTGCGAGGGACCCATCACCGGCGTCGGCCGCATCTGGATCGACGGCAAGCTGTTAGACCTCGCCGGTGTCACTTTGCGCTGGTACCCCGGCGATGAGGCGCAGGACGCGGATCCGTTCATCGCCAACACGATGGGCACCGAGCCGACACCGGCCTACCGCGGCACGGCCTATGTCGTGTTCGAGGAGCTGGCACTGGCCCGCTATGGCAACCGCCTGCCGCAGCTCTCGTTCGAGGTGTTCCGGCCCATCGCCGATCCCGATACAGCCGAGGGCTGCGTCGAGGCGGTCACTCTCATCCCGGCCTCGGGCGAGTTCACCTATGCCACGCAGCCGATCCGCAAGGGTGGCGACGGCGAGACCGTCGCCGAGAACCTGAATGCGCTGACGGACACCACCGACATCGTCGTTGCGCTCGACCGGCTGCAGGCGATGGTCCCGGCGGTGAAAAGCGTCTCGCTCGTCGTCGCGTGGTTCGGCAACGACCTGCGGGCGAGCGAGTGCCAGGTGCGCCCGGGCGTCGAGGTGCCGGCGAAGCAGACGACGCCAGTCGAATGGTCAGTGAACGGTTTGGCGCGGGCGGACGCACATATCGTAAGCCGAGACGTTCAGGACCGGCCGGTCTACGGTGGCACGCCAGCCGACTTCGCCGTCGTCGAAGCGATCCGCGAGATGAAGGCCCGCGGGCTACGGGTGACGTTCTATCCGTTCATCCTGATGGATGTCCCGCCCGGCAACGGACTGCCGAACCCGTACAGCGACAACGCCGCCGAGATCGGACAGCCAACCTTTCCCTGGCGCGGGCGGATCACCTGTTCGCCTGCAGCAGGGCATATCGGCAGCGTTGATCAAACTGCCGCGGCCGGCGACCAGGTGGCGTCGATGTTCGGCACCGCGGCGGTCGGCGACTTCGCGGTCTCGGGCGACACCGTCAGCTGGACCGGGAGCGCGAGCGACTGGGGCCTGCGCCGCATGGTGCTGCACTACGCGCATCTCTGCACGGTGTCGGGCGGTGTCGACGCGTTCCTGATTGGCTCGGAGATGCGTGGGCTCACGACCATCCGGGACGCGGTCTCGAGCTTCCCGGCGGTCGATGCTTACCGGCAGCTGGCGGCGGACGTCCGCTCAATCGTCGGCTCCGGCACGAAGGTGAGCTACGCGGCCGACTGGTCCGAGTATTTTGGCCACCAGCCGGTCGACGGTTCCGGGGACGTCCTCTTCCACCTCGATCCGCTCTGGGCGGACGCCAACATCGACTTTGTCGGGATCGACAACTACGTCCCGCTCTCCGATTGGCGCGACGGCTTCGAGCATGCGGACGCTGGGGTCGCACCGGCGATCTACGACCGCTCGTACCTCCAGTCGAACATCGCGGGTGGAGAGGGCTTCGACTGGTACTATGCGGGTGCGGCGGACCGGGCGGCGCAGATCCGCACGCCGATTACCGACGGTGCCGGCAAGCCGTGGGTCTTCCGCACCAAGGACCTCGAGGCGTGGTGGTCCAACGAGCACTTCGAACGCCCGGGCGGGACCGAAGCCGCTTCTCCAACAGCGTGGATCCCGCGATCGAAGCCGATCCGCTTCACCGAGTTCGGTTGCCCGGCGATCGACCGCGGGACCAATCAGCCGAACGTCTTCTTCGATCCGAAATCGTCCGAGAGCTTCTTGCCGTACTTCTCACGCGGCTGGCGAGACGACGCGATCCAGCGGGCCTACCTCGAAGCGACCGTCCTCTACTGGCGCGATCCCGCCAACAATCCGCTGTCGCCAGTCTATGCCGAACCCATGGTGGACCTTCCGGAGTGCGCCGCGTGGACATGGGATGCGCGGCCGTACCCGTTCTTCCCGGAGCTGACGGACGTCTGGACCGACGGCGCCAACTGGCGGCTTGGGCACTGGCTGACGGGACGCCTCGGCTCCGTCTCGCTGGCGGCGCTGGCGCGGCACCTATGCCTGCGCGCCGGCATGCCGGAGGACAGCATCGACGTGTCCGGCCTCTGGGGCTCGCTCGAAGGCTACACGATCACCGCCCTGGAGAGCCCGCGCGCGTCGATCGCGATGCTCGCCCGGCATTTCGGCTTCGATGCGGTCGAGAGCGAGGGCGTCGTTCGCTTCCTCATGCGTGGCCGGCACGCGTTCGCGACCATCGCGCCGGGCGATCGCCATCAACGCCATCGAGGCGAACGACCAGAACGTCTTCGATGCCGGCGCCAACCTCTTCACCGCGCCCGCGGACGGCACTTATCTCCTCGGCGCCTCGCTGCTGTACAAAGTCAACGGCAGTCTCTCGTCGCGGATGCGCGGGCGTCTCGTCCTCAACGGAGCGACTGA
- a CDS encoding TIGR02217 family protein codes for MRFPENISRGARGGPQRRTQIVELASGVEERNASWANSRRRYDVAYGIRRVDDLAAVVAFFEARNGRLYGFRFKDWADYKSCTPSGAPTSADQLIGTGDGDQTEFQLTKAYASGGHNWIRAITKPVTGTVRVAVDGTEQMSGWAIDATTGIVTFATAPADGVAVRAGFEFDVPVRFDTDALDVTLDIERLGSITSIPLVELRR; via the coding sequence GTGCGCTTCCCCGAGAACATCAGCCGCGGCGCGCGTGGCGGACCGCAGCGGCGCACGCAGATCGTCGAGCTGGCATCCGGTGTCGAGGAACGCAACGCCAGCTGGGCCAACTCGCGCCGCCGCTACGATGTCGCCTACGGTATACGACGCGTCGACGACCTCGCGGCGGTCGTCGCCTTCTTCGAGGCGCGGAACGGACGGCTCTACGGCTTCCGGTTCAAGGACTGGGCCGACTACAAGTCGTGCACGCCGTCCGGGGCGCCAACGTCCGCCGATCAGCTAATCGGCACCGGCGACGGCGATCAGACCGAGTTCCAGCTGACGAAGGCGTACGCGTCGGGCGGCCACAACTGGATCCGCGCGATCACCAAGCCGGTCACCGGGACGGTTCGCGTCGCTGTCGACGGCACCGAGCAGATGTCCGGTTGGGCCATCGATGCCACCACCGGGATCGTCACGTTCGCCACCGCGCCTGCCGATGGCGTTGCCGTCCGCGCGGGCTTCGAGTTTGACGTACCCGTCCGCTTCGACACCGACGCCCTCGACGTCACCCTCGACATCGAGCGGCTCGGCTCGATCACTTCCATCCCGCTCGTGGAGCTCCGCCGATGA
- a CDS encoding tetratricopeptide repeat protein: protein MAIGLLLTLAPGLAEAQDPGPTEPVRAFPAIPPDIRMPSADEARALADVADRLAGAAREDITPLAREALAIETLTYGPSHPETANTYLWLAMGARSAGDLVAARRFQQRAYEVFDARLGPLHRSTLDAQGPLASDIYMAGDFEAAIDMAQNLADHAAAEGENDIAAKAMGMVAFAAQQIGNRTLELEAAQKVVALALTIQGPETEYVQRWQNHADGLLAADAVDLYNEAGSLASAGRLDEAIDILARSVEAFNRALGPDNRLTRLAREEHGKLVRQAGRLIDVPAAKGRAPPARPRLFDPGEARPR, encoded by the coding sequence ATGGCCATTGGCCTCTTGCTCACGCTCGCGCCGGGCTTGGCCGAGGCACAGGATCCCGGCCCAACCGAGCCGGTGCGGGCCTTCCCGGCGATTCCTCCCGATATCCGGATGCCGTCCGCCGACGAGGCACGTGCGTTGGCGGACGTCGCCGATCGGCTCGCCGGCGCCGCCCGCGAGGACATCACCCCGCTTGCGCGCGAGGCGCTGGCGATCGAGACGCTGACCTATGGTCCTTCGCATCCGGAGACCGCCAACACGTACCTGTGGCTTGCGATGGGGGCGCGCAGCGCTGGTGATCTCGTCGCAGCGCGAAGATTTCAGCAGAGGGCATACGAGGTTTTCGATGCCCGGCTAGGCCCATTGCACCGGTCCACGCTCGATGCGCAAGGACCGCTGGCTTCCGACATTTATATGGCCGGCGACTTCGAAGCCGCGATCGATATGGCGCAGAACCTCGCCGATCACGCCGCAGCCGAAGGGGAGAACGACATCGCCGCCAAGGCCATGGGGATGGTGGCGTTCGCAGCTCAACAGATCGGGAACCGCACGCTGGAACTCGAGGCGGCCCAAAAGGTGGTCGCGCTGGCGTTGACCATTCAGGGTCCGGAGACCGAGTACGTACAGCGCTGGCAGAACCACGCCGACGGCCTTCTGGCGGCCGATGCGGTCGATCTCTACAACGAGGCGGGGTCGCTCGCGTCGGCTGGTCGCCTTGACGAGGCGATCGATATTCTCGCCCGCTCAGTCGAGGCCTTCAATCGAGCACTCGGTCCCGACAACAGGCTGACGCGGCTGGCGCGCGAGGAGCATGGCAAGCTCGTGCGCCAGGCCGGGCGGCTCATCGACGTGCCGGCCGCTAAGGGTAGGGCGCCCCCGGCGCGCCCGCGTCTGTTCGACCCCGGGGAGGCGCGCCCGCGGTGA
- a CDS encoding phage tail tape measure C-terminal domain-containing protein gives MALGKNIGDTLVSAFRSAEEAFAEFVRTGKIDFRSLVSSMLVDMAKVAAQRFIFGPLSNALSAGIGRLGSVFASVFHDGGVVGQRAPMRLAPAAAFAGAHRYHAGGVAGLRPDEVPAILQRKKRVLSRRETAVLDRDRATGGVSVTIVAKDAESFRQSRTQVAADVARAVSLGRRGL, from the coding sequence ATGGCGCTCGGCAAGAACATCGGCGACACGCTGGTCAGCGCGTTCCGCAGCGCCGAGGAGGCGTTCGCCGAGTTCGTGCGGACGGGCAAGATCGACTTCCGCAGCCTGGTCAGCTCGATGCTCGTCGATATGGCCAAGGTGGCGGCGCAGCGGTTCATCTTCGGGCCGCTCTCAAACGCGCTGTCGGCCGGTATCGGTCGCCTCGGTTCGGTGTTCGCCAGCGTCTTCCACGACGGCGGTGTCGTGGGGCAGCGGGCGCCGATGCGTCTCGCGCCGGCCGCGGCGTTCGCTGGAGCGCATCGGTATCATGCGGGCGGCGTGGCGGGACTGCGGCCCGACGAGGTGCCGGCGATCCTGCAGCGCAAAAAACGCGTTCTGTCCCGTCGTGAGACGGCGGTGCTCGACCGGGATCGCGCAACGGGCGGTGTAAGCGTCACCATCGTCGCCAAAGACGCGGAGAGCTTCCGCCAGTCGCGCACGCAGGTCGCGGCAGATGTCGCTCGCGCGGTGTCGCTCGGACGGCGGGGGCTCTGA
- a CDS encoding peptidase: MTHTVDPTRIVDAARSWLGTPYHDQASRKGVGCDCLGLARGVWREVVGPEPFPIPPYSRDWGETGPVEVLAEGARRVMPEIDPVYAEPGALLLFRMRPRAIAKHVGIHTTPDRFVHGYERLGVIEQALTPVWRRRIAFAFLFPAGDPD, translated from the coding sequence ATGACCCACACCGTCGATCCCACCCGCATCGTCGATGCGGCACGGTCCTGGCTCGGCACGCCGTACCATGATCAGGCCAGCCGCAAGGGTGTCGGGTGCGACTGCCTCGGCCTGGCGCGCGGTGTCTGGCGCGAGGTGGTGGGGCCGGAGCCCTTCCCGATCCCGCCCTACAGCCGCGATTGGGGCGAGACCGGTCCTGTCGAGGTCTTGGCGGAGGGGGCTCGCCGGGTGATGCCCGAGATCGATCCGGTATACGCCGAACCGGGCGCGCTGCTGCTGTTCCGCATGCGCCCGCGGGCGATCGCAAAGCATGTCGGGATCCACACCACCCCCGATCGCTTCGTGCACGGCTATGAGCGCCTCGGCGTGATTGAGCAGGCACTGACCCCTGTCTGGCGACGCCGCATCGCGTTCGCATTCCTCTTCCCCGCTGGGGATCCCGACTGA